A single region of the Buchnera aphidicola (Pseudoregma panicola) genome encodes:
- a CDS encoding TatD family hydrolase — protein MILIDSHCHLDKINYKKIKKNIYQILEEAKKKNIKYILNVSTSINNFDKMNVLLKNKKNIFYSCGIHPFYYKKNIKIENIRKRLKNKKVIAVGEIGLDYSKQNKINKEKQKKMFLDQIKISKEFKKPIIVHTRNSIKDTIKILKISEISKYGGIIHSFNQTKLKNLKKIIDLNFYISISGIITFKNASELRNIIKYIPLNKILIETDSPYLSPEPHRGKENQPSNLYYIAKCVAKLKKIKLDEISEIMKENFKKLFNLNKKLIT, from the coding sequence ATGATATTAATAGATTCTCACTGCCATTTAGATAAAATAAATTATAAAAAAATAAAAAAAAATATATATCAAATATTAGAAGAAGCGAAAAAAAAAAATATAAAATATATTTTAAATGTTTCTACTTCAATAAATAATTTTGATAAAATGAATGTTTTATTAAAAAATAAAAAAAATATATTTTATTCATGCGGTATACATCCATTTTATTATAAAAAAAATATAAAAATAGAAAATATAAGAAAAAGATTAAAAAACAAGAAAGTTATTGCAGTAGGAGAAATAGGATTAGATTATTCAAAACAAAACAAAATAAATAAAGAAAAACAAAAAAAAATGTTTTTAGATCAAATAAAAATAAGCAAAGAATTTAAAAAACCAATAATAGTGCATACAAGAAATTCTATAAAAGACACAATAAAAATTTTAAAAATTTCAGAAATTAGTAAATATGGAGGAATAATTCATTCTTTTAATCAAACAAAATTAAAAAATTTAAAAAAAATAATAGATCTTAATTTTTATATATCAATATCTGGTATTATAACATTCAAAAATGCATCAGAACTAAGAAATATTATAAAATATATACCATTAAATAAAATTCTTATAGAAACAGATTCACCATATCTTTCTCCAGAACCTCATAGAGGAAAAGAAAATCAACCTTCAAATTTATATTATATAGCAAAATGTGTTGCAAAATTAAAAAAAATAAAATTAGATGAAATTTCAGAAATAATGAAAGAAAATTTTAAAAAATTATTTAATTTAAATAAAAAATTAATAACATAA
- the ptsG gene encoding PTS glucose transporter subunit IIBC translates to MFKNIFSNLQKIGKSLMLPVSVLPIAGILLGIGSANFSIVPSLISNIMIESGSSIFKNMPLIFAIGVSLGFTKNDGVAALASVISYEIMSKTFSIMLPALTNFTTVLDKQTNLIDTGILGGILSGAMSAYLFNVFYKINLPEYLGFFTGKRFVPIISGLFSIILGILLSLIWPPIGKIIEKFSEWAAYQNPILAFFIYGSVERALIPLGLHHIWNVPFQMQVGEYVNNSGKIFHGDIARYMAGDVTAGKLSGGFLFKMYGLPGAAIAIWKCAKKINKKKIGGLMTSAILTSFITGITEPIEFAFMISAPILYIVHSILAGLSFPICILLNMRAGASFSHGIIDFMILSGNSNNILLFPIIGILYGFIYYIIFVTLIKFFKLNTPGREKIYKIYKNKNIIPELIKALGGKKNISNLDACITRLRITVLNASKVNKNKISNLGASAVIISGCGVQAVFGTKSDSIKTNIEEHLKKKL, encoded by the coding sequence ATGTTCAAAAATATTTTTTCTAATTTACAAAAAATAGGAAAATCTTTAATGTTACCTGTTTCTGTTCTTCCAATAGCAGGTATATTGTTAGGTATAGGTTCAGCTAATTTTTCAATTGTTCCTAGTTTAATTTCAAATATAATGATTGAATCAGGAAGTTCTATATTTAAAAATATGCCTTTAATTTTTGCTATAGGGGTATCATTAGGTTTTACTAAAAATGATGGTGTAGCAGCATTAGCATCTGTCATTTCATATGAAATAATGTCTAAAACATTTTCTATAATGTTACCTGCTTTAACAAATTTTACTACTGTTTTGGATAAACAAACTAACCTAATTGATACAGGTATTTTAGGTGGAATTTTATCAGGTGCAATGTCAGCATATTTATTTAATGTATTTTATAAAATAAATCTTCCAGAATATTTAGGATTTTTTACAGGAAAAAGATTTGTACCAATAATATCAGGGTTATTTTCAATAATTTTAGGAATTTTATTATCATTAATATGGCCTCCTATAGGAAAAATAATAGAAAAATTTTCTGAATGGGCTGCATATCAAAATCCAATATTAGCATTTTTTATTTATGGTTCTGTAGAAAGAGCATTAATACCATTAGGCCTTCATCATATATGGAATGTGCCATTTCAAATGCAAGTTGGAGAATATGTAAACAATTCAGGAAAAATATTTCATGGAGATATTGCAAGATATATGGCTGGTGACGTTACAGCTGGAAAATTATCTGGAGGATTTTTATTTAAAATGTATGGATTACCAGGGGCTGCTATAGCTATATGGAAATGTGCTAAAAAAATAAATAAAAAAAAAATAGGTGGTTTAATGACATCAGCTATTTTAACTTCATTTATCACCGGAATAACAGAACCAATTGAATTTGCGTTTATGATATCAGCACCTATTTTATATATAGTACATTCTATATTAGCTGGATTGTCATTTCCAATATGTATTTTATTAAATATGAGAGCTGGAGCAAGTTTTTCTCATGGAATTATAGATTTTATGATATTAAGTGGTAACAGCAACAACATTTTATTATTTCCTATAATAGGTATATTATATGGTTTTATATATTATATAATATTTGTGACATTAATAAAATTTTTTAAATTAAATACTCCAGGTAGAGAAAAAATATATAAAATTTATAAAAATAAAAATATTATTCCAGAGTTAATAAAAGCTTTAGGAGGAAAAAAAAATATTTCTAATTTAGATGCATGCATAACAAGATTAAGAATAACAGTTTTAAATGCATCTAAAGTTAATAAAAATAAAATAAGTAATCTAGGAGCATCTGCAGTTATAATTTCAGGATGCGGAGTTCAAGCAGTTTTCGGAACTAAGTCAGATAGTATAAAAACTAATATTGAAGAACATTTAAAAAAAAAACTTTAA
- a CDS encoding HIT domain-containing protein, translated as MNCENIFTKIIKKKIKSKIIYQNKKVTAFEDANPKSPIHILIVPNKIIKSINKINKKNKNIIGTMAYTAIKIAKKFNFYKQGYRIVINCNKYGGQTIPHLHMHLLGGKILGKFC; from the coding sequence ATGAATTGTGAAAATATTTTTACAAAAATAATAAAAAAAAAAATTAAGTCAAAAATAATATATCAAAATAAAAAAGTTACAGCTTTTGAAGACGCAAATCCAAAATCTCCAATACATATTTTAATTGTTCCAAATAAAATAATAAAATCTATAAATAAAATAAATAAAAAAAATAAAAATATAATAGGAACTATGGCATATACAGCAATAAAAATAGCAAAAAAATTTAATTTTTATAAACAAGGGTATAGAATTGTAATAAATTGCAACAAATATGGTGGTCAAACAATACCACATTTACATATGCATTTATTAGGAGGAAAAATATTAGGAAAATTTTGTTAA
- the asnS gene encoding asparagine--tRNA ligase, translating to MKNFSIKEIFYNKIKIEKEIKIYGWIRSKRDSKSGISFIDIFDGSCSNTLQVIAKSNLKNYKNEIIKLTSGCSVYVIGILIYSRRKEQKYELLLKKLKVFGIVNNPEKYPISLKKHTFEYLRKFAHLRPRTKLFSSISRIRNSLLNGINSFLKKEKFLWVPTPIITRINTEGSGSMFNVSPYDFYQKSKFLNKRKKIFEDSFLTVSGQLTLETYASALSKVYTFGPVFRAEDSNTKRHLSEFWMLEIEAYFFDLENIILLSKNILKYVSEYILKRSFYDIEFLEKNFNKNIIINLNNLIELNFVELEYKDIIVLLNKLGKKISFGEDISLEKEKYIVNKYFRKPLIIKNFPKELKAFYMRNNLDNITVSSMDIFLPNIGEVIGGSQREERLNVLDNKFKEFNLNKKQYWWYRDLRKYGTSFHSGFGIGFERLLCYIIGLENIRDASPFPKTLNKFNY from the coding sequence ATGAAAAATTTTTCTATAAAAGAAATATTTTATAATAAAATAAAAATAGAAAAAGAAATAAAAATTTATGGATGGATAAGAAGTAAAAGAGATTCTAAAAGTGGAATATCTTTTATTGATATTTTTGATGGTTCTTGTTCTAATACTTTACAGGTAATAGCTAAATCAAATTTAAAAAATTATAAAAATGAAATTATTAAATTAACTAGTGGTTGTTCTGTTTATGTAATAGGTATTTTAATATATTCAAGAAGAAAAGAACAGAAATATGAATTATTATTAAAAAAATTAAAAGTATTTGGAATTGTAAACAATCCAGAAAAATATCCAATTTCTTTGAAGAAACATACTTTTGAATATTTAAGAAAATTTGCACATTTAAGACCAAGAACTAAATTATTTAGTTCTATTTCAAGAATTAGAAACAGTTTATTAAATGGTATAAATAGTTTTCTTAAAAAAGAAAAATTTTTATGGGTTCCAACACCAATTATTACAAGAATAAATACTGAAGGATCAGGGTCTATGTTCAATGTAAGTCCATATGATTTTTATCAAAAAAGTAAATTTTTGAATAAAAGAAAAAAAATTTTTGAAGATTCTTTTTTAACTGTATCAGGTCAATTAACTTTAGAAACTTATGCTTCAGCTTTATCTAAAGTATATACATTTGGACCTGTATTTAGAGCAGAAGATTCTAATACTAAAAGGCATTTATCTGAATTTTGGATGTTAGAAATAGAAGCATATTTTTTTGATTTAGAAAATATAATTTTATTATCTAAAAATATTTTAAAATATGTTTCTGAATATATTTTAAAACGTTCTTTTTATGATATAGAATTTTTAGAAAAAAATTTTAATAAAAATATAATAATTAATTTAAATAATTTAATAGAATTAAATTTTGTAGAACTAGAATATAAAGATATAATTGTTCTATTAAACAAATTAGGAAAAAAAATATCTTTTGGAGAAGATATATCTTTAGAAAAAGAAAAATATATTGTAAATAAATATTTTCGTAAACCTTTAATAATAAAAAATTTTCCTAAAGAGTTAAAAGCATTTTATATGAGGAATAATTTAGATAATATTACTGTTTCTTCTATGGATATATTTCTTCCTAACATAGGTGAAGTTATAGGTGGATCTCAAAGAGAAGAAAGATTAAATGTTTTAGACAATAAATTTAAAGAATTTAATTTAAATAAAAAACAATATTGGTGGTATAGAGATTTAAGAAAATATGGAACTTCTTTTCATTCAGGATTCGGAATAGGATTTGAAAGATTGTTATGTTACATAATAGGTTTAGAAAATATTAGAGATGCATCTCCTTTTCCAAAAACTCTTAATAAATTTAATTATTAG
- a CDS encoding valine--tRNA ligase produces the protein MKKIYDHKKIEKVLYDFWEKNGYFEYKKQYKNNFCIVMPPPNITGDLHMGHAFQHTIMDIIIRYNKMIGKNILWQPGTDHAGIATQIIVKNYLFSKYKYKKIKFSKKKFLKIIWQWKDKMQNNICSQIRRLGSSVNWKRNCFTMDKNMSHSVKFAFISLYKKKLIYKKKSLVNWDFSCKSVISDIEIEKKKCKGFMWYIKYYIVKDNNKIKNKEEYITVATTRPETLLGDVAVAVNPKDSRYKNFLGKNVLVPIVNRIVPIISDKSIKKNKGTGCVKITPAHDFHDYKIACDNKLPLINIFTDSGNICNKFTIYFENNVCKETSPKFLYNLDKYKAREKILKFLKKENILEKTVSKNIKILIGDRTGSLIEPRITDQWYLKVKKISKKAFKLVKNGLIEFIPEKYRNIFFSWMENIDDWCISRQLFWGHKIPAWYDSDGKIYVGINRKEIIKKNLLPKNFFLKRDKDVLDTWFSSAIWSFSSLGWPKKNDLLKMFHPTDVLVSGFDIIFFWISRMIMLTLVLLKGNKEFPVQIPFKKVYITGLIRDEIGNKMSKSKGNVIDPIDIIDGISLKDLLKKRTTYMFKSSMKNNILIRTKNNFPNGIDSYGADALRFTLASLSSPTRNINWDMKRLKGYKSFCNKIWNINIFIFSNISRKEINENMIFKKFNIIDIWIISKYNIMIKKYRYYIDNFRFDKASVVIYNFIWNSFCNWYLEFLKIIFKFFPKKDILYYKNNLIKIFQLLLVSSHPIIPFITESIWQKIKFFKYNCTKSILLQKFPSYKKDLIDKNILYNVTFIKKFLRNIRSIRNKIKINFSKKISVVIKFYEISLKKIFFQNINFLIKMANLKKIILLKNTYNYEDYFVKVLKEAKIIVIYKKKYYDSLNIRNFINKIKKINFNINSSKNKLSNKNFLKKAPKNIIKFEKNKIFNLIKIKKSIIKKIKSNKQLL, from the coding sequence ATGAAAAAAATATATGATCATAAAAAAATAGAAAAAGTATTATATGATTTTTGGGAAAAAAACGGTTATTTTGAATATAAAAAGCAATATAAAAATAATTTTTGTATAGTAATGCCTCCTCCAAACATTACAGGAGATTTGCATATGGGGCATGCATTTCAGCATACTATAATGGACATAATAATAAGATATAATAAAATGATAGGTAAAAATATATTATGGCAACCTGGAACTGATCATGCTGGTATAGCTACTCAAATAATAGTAAAAAATTATTTATTTTCAAAATATAAATATAAAAAAATAAAATTTTCTAAAAAAAAATTTTTAAAAATTATTTGGCAATGGAAAGATAAGATGCAAAATAATATTTGTTCTCAAATCAGAAGATTAGGAAGTTCAGTAAATTGGAAAAGGAATTGTTTTACTATGGATAAAAATATGTCTCATTCTGTTAAATTTGCTTTTATTTCTTTATATAAAAAAAAATTAATATATAAGAAGAAATCTTTAGTAAATTGGGATTTTAGTTGTAAGAGTGTTATATCAGATATAGAAATAGAGAAAAAAAAATGTAAAGGATTTATGTGGTATATAAAATATTATATTGTAAAAGATAATAATAAAATTAAAAACAAAGAAGAATATATCACAGTTGCAACTACAAGACCTGAAACTCTTTTAGGAGATGTAGCTGTTGCTGTTAATCCAAAAGATTCTAGATATAAAAATTTTTTAGGAAAAAATGTTTTAGTTCCTATTGTAAATAGAATTGTTCCTATAATATCAGATAAATCTATAAAAAAAAACAAAGGTACTGGGTGTGTAAAAATTACTCCAGCTCATGATTTTCATGATTATAAAATTGCTTGTGATAATAAATTACCATTAATAAATATTTTTACTGATTCAGGAAATATTTGTAATAAATTTACAATATATTTTGAAAATAATGTATGCAAAGAAACATCTCCAAAATTTTTGTATAATTTAGACAAGTATAAAGCTAGAGAAAAAATTTTAAAATTTTTAAAAAAAGAAAATATATTAGAAAAAACAGTTAGTAAAAATATAAAAATTCTTATAGGTGATAGAACAGGGTCTTTAATAGAACCAAGAATAACAGATCAATGGTATCTAAAAGTAAAAAAAATTTCTAAAAAAGCATTTAAATTGGTTAAAAATGGGTTAATAGAATTTATTCCAGAAAAATATAGAAATATATTTTTTTCTTGGATGGAAAACATAGATGATTGGTGTATATCAAGACAATTATTTTGGGGTCATAAAATACCAGCATGGTATGATAGTGATGGTAAAATATATGTAGGAATTAATAGAAAAGAAATAATAAAAAAAAATTTATTACCAAAAAATTTTTTTTTAAAGAGAGATAAAGATGTATTAGATACTTGGTTTTCTTCAGCTATATGGTCTTTTTCTTCCTTGGGGTGGCCTAAGAAAAATGATTTGTTGAAAATGTTTCATCCTACTGATGTTTTAGTTAGTGGTTTTGATATTATATTTTTTTGGATATCTAGAATGATAATGTTAACTTTAGTTTTATTAAAAGGAAATAAAGAATTTCCTGTTCAAATACCTTTTAAAAAGGTTTATATTACTGGTTTAATTCGAGATGAAATTGGAAATAAAATGTCTAAATCTAAAGGAAATGTAATAGATCCAATAGATATAATTGATGGCATTTCTTTAAAAGACTTATTGAAAAAAAGAACGACATATATGTTTAAAAGTTCTATGAAAAATAATATTTTAATTAGAACAAAAAATAATTTTCCTAATGGAATAGATTCTTATGGTGCTGATGCTTTAAGATTTACTTTAGCATCTTTATCTTCTCCTACTAGAAATATAAATTGGGATATGAAAAGATTAAAAGGTTACAAAAGTTTTTGTAATAAGATTTGGAACATCAATATTTTTATATTTTCTAATATATCTAGAAAAGAAATAAATGAAAATATGATTTTTAAAAAATTTAATATTATAGATATCTGGATAATTTCAAAATATAATATTATGATAAAAAAATATAGATATTATATAGATAATTTTAGATTTGATAAAGCTTCTGTAGTAATATATAATTTTATTTGGAACAGTTTTTGTAATTGGTATTTAGAATTCTTAAAAATAATTTTTAAATTTTTTCCTAAAAAAGACATACTATATTATAAAAATAATTTAATTAAGATCTTTCAACTACTTTTAGTTTCTTCTCATCCTATTATTCCTTTTATTACTGAATCAATATGGCAAAAAATAAAATTTTTTAAATATAATTGTACTAAAAGTATTTTATTGCAAAAATTTCCTAGTTATAAAAAAGATCTTATAGATAAAAATATTTTATATAATGTGACTTTTATAAAAAAATTTTTAAGAAATATTAGATCTATTAGAAATAAAATAAAAATAAATTTTTCAAAAAAAATTTCCGTTGTTATAAAATTTTATGAAATTTCTTTGAAAAAAATTTTTTTTCAAAATATAAATTTTTTAATAAAAATGGCTAATTTAAAAAAAATTATTTTATTAAAAAATACATATAATTATGAAGATTATTTTGTTAAAGTGTTGAAAGAAGCTAAAATAATAGTTATTTATAAAAAAAAATATTATGATAGTTTAAATATTAGAAATTTTATAAACAAAATAAAAAAAATAAATTTTAATATTAATTCTTCAAAAAATAAACTTAGTAATAAAAATTTTTTAAAAAAGGCTCCTAAAAATATAATAAAATTTGAAAAAAATAAAATATTTAATTTAATTAAAATTAAAAAATCAATTATAAAAAAAATAAAATCAAACAAACAATTATTATAA
- the argF gene encoding ornithine carbamoyltransferase, with amino-acid sequence MKNSLYNKSLLSLKDLNKLEIKKIINLAKKLKHLKKTKKKISFLEGKNIVSIFELNSTRTRCAFEISAFNQKVNVTNLDVKNTHMGEKESIEDTVKVFNFMYDAIQYRGPNHNVIKEIKKYSKIPVWNGLTNKYHPIQILSDIFTIIENLKKNKKLCKITIAYIGDCKNNIAKTILEASKILNININMISNKKFLPKIKKKNKKILFTENKYIGLNNVDFIYTDTWFSMGQNNNKIKNKIKLLKKYQINKNLLKKTKNENTRILHCMPAIHNNKTEFSKKIFRKYKINNGLEITDEVFKSKNSLVFEQVKNKIYIIQAIMILSLKKNINFLKF; translated from the coding sequence ATGAAAAATTCATTATATAATAAAAGTTTATTATCTTTAAAAGATTTAAACAAATTAGAAATAAAAAAAATAATTAATCTAGCTAAAAAATTAAAACATTTAAAAAAAACAAAAAAAAAAATATCTTTTTTAGAAGGTAAAAACATAGTTTCAATATTTGAATTAAATTCCACTAGGACAAGATGTGCTTTTGAAATATCAGCATTTAATCAAAAAGTAAATGTTACAAATTTAGATGTAAAAAATACTCATATGGGAGAAAAAGAATCTATAGAAGATACTGTAAAAGTATTTAATTTTATGTACGATGCTATACAATATAGAGGCCCAAACCATAATGTAATAAAAGAAATAAAAAAATATTCTAAAATACCAGTATGGAACGGTTTAACTAATAAATACCATCCTATACAAATATTATCAGATATATTTACAATTATAGAAAATTTAAAAAAAAACAAAAAACTATGTAAAATAACTATTGCATATATAGGAGATTGTAAGAACAATATAGCCAAAACTATTTTAGAAGCTTCAAAAATTTTAAACATAAATATAAATATGATATCTAATAAAAAATTTTTACCAAAAATTAAGAAAAAAAATAAAAAAATATTATTTACAGAAAATAAATATATAGGATTAAATAATGTAGATTTTATATATACAGATACTTGGTTTTCTATGGGTCAAAACAATAATAAAATAAAAAATAAAATAAAATTATTAAAAAAATATCAAATTAACAAAAATTTATTAAAAAAAACTAAAAATGAAAATACTAGAATATTACATTGCATGCCTGCAATTCACAATAATAAAACAGAATTTTCTAAAAAAATTTTTAGAAAGTACAAAATTAATAATGGATTAGAAATAACTGATGAAGTATTTAAATCTAAAAATAGTTTAGTATTTGAACAAGTTAAAAATAAAATATATATAATACAAGCAATAATGATATTAAGTTTAAAAAAAAATATAAACTTTTTAAAATTTTAA
- a CDS encoding RidA family protein, which produces MKNIKKKIPKEIGPYSYIYESKGIFMISGQIPISKKNKKIPKKISSQIKIILENIKNIIKCNNLEIKNIVKITIFVTNIKNIKIINKIYKKFFEKYTKKFPARTCVEVSKLPKNSDIEIDAIAIK; this is translated from the coding sequence ATGAAAAATATTAAAAAAAAAATTCCAAAAGAAATAGGTCCATATAGTTATATTTATGAGTCAAAAGGAATTTTTATGATATCAGGTCAAATACCTATATCTAAAAAAAATAAAAAAATTCCTAAAAAAATATCTTCACAAATAAAAATAATATTAGAAAATATAAAAAACATTATTAAATGCAATAATTTAGAAATAAAAAATATAGTAAAAATTACAATTTTTGTGACAAATATCAAAAATATAAAAATAATAAATAAAATATATAAAAAATTTTTTGAAAAATATACAAAAAAATTTCCAGCTAGAACATGTGTAGAGGTATCTAAACTTCCTAAAAACTCTGATATAGAAATAGATGCAATAGCTATTAAATAA
- a CDS encoding DEAD/DEAH box helicase, translating to MTNNKFTFSSLGLKDCLIKSLNEIKYIIPSPIQKLCIPFLLKGVDVLGMAQTGSGKTAAFALPLLNNIKLNLRLPQILVLTPTRELAIQVSKSFSIFSKYISGINVLALYGGQRYELQLKILRLGPQIIVGTPGRLLDHIKRGTLNLSNLKSLVLDEADEMLRMGFIEDVENIMSNIPKDHQTALFSATMPNEIRRISRRFMKFPKEIKVESSIKNRPNINQKFCIVYGKKTDALIKFLETEKFSATIIFVKTKNSTIEVSEVLEKNGYNSSALNGDMNQSIREKTLEKLKDGRLDILIATDVAARGLDVDRISLVINYDIPMDVESYIHRIGRTGRAGRSGNALLFVEPRERRLLYNIERSIKTKILRIDLPNSKYLEKIRLNNFCKKIIEEVNSKDLDTYKKIFKKMDAIKNINLDILLPILLKIAQKDRPLIIKEKNKLRKNFFNNKIKENFYDRSSSKLYKKNAYNMNLYNISVGKRDGVEVRHIVGAIANEGNISSNNIGHIKLFDFHSTIEISKNVTKKNNFLENFKNTRILNKLINIKIISGFKNNIFNKNIKKNFFRKDVFKRKNITNTKKRFN from the coding sequence ATGACTAATAATAAATTTACATTTTCTTCTTTAGGATTAAAAGATTGTTTAATAAAATCATTAAATGAAATAAAATATATAATACCATCTCCAATTCAAAAACTGTGTATACCTTTTTTGTTAAAAGGAGTAGATGTATTAGGAATGGCTCAAACTGGAAGTGGTAAAACTGCTGCTTTTGCTTTACCTTTATTAAACAATATAAAATTAAATTTAAGATTGCCTCAAATTTTAGTATTAACTCCAACTAGAGAGTTAGCTATACAAGTATCAAAATCTTTTTCTATATTTTCTAAATATATTTCAGGAATAAATGTTTTAGCTTTATATGGAGGTCAAAGATATGAATTACAATTAAAAATATTAAGATTAGGACCTCAAATTATAGTAGGAACTCCTGGAAGGTTATTGGATCATATTAAAAGAGGTACTTTAAATCTTTCTAATTTAAAAAGTTTAGTTTTAGATGAAGCTGATGAGATGCTTAGAATGGGTTTTATAGAAGATGTAGAGAATATAATGTCTAATATTCCGAAAGATCATCAAACTGCTCTTTTTTCAGCTACAATGCCTAACGAAATTAGAAGAATTTCTAGAAGATTCATGAAATTTCCTAAAGAAATAAAAGTAGAATCTAGCATAAAAAATAGACCTAATATAAATCAAAAATTTTGTATTGTATATGGTAAAAAAACTGATGCATTAATAAAATTTCTGGAAACGGAAAAATTTTCTGCAACTATAATTTTTGTTAAAACAAAAAATTCTACTATAGAAGTATCTGAAGTTTTAGAAAAAAATGGTTATAATAGCTCAGCATTAAATGGAGATATGAATCAATCTATAAGAGAAAAAACGTTAGAAAAATTAAAAGATGGAAGATTAGACATATTGATTGCTACAGACGTTGCAGCAAGAGGGTTAGATGTCGATAGAATAAGTTTGGTTATTAATTATGATATTCCGATGGATGTAGAATCATATATACATAGAATAGGAAGAACAGGAAGAGCTGGAAGATCAGGAAATGCTTTATTATTTGTAGAACCTAGAGAAAGAAGATTGTTATATAATATAGAAAGATCTATAAAAACTAAAATATTAAGAATAGATTTGCCTAATTCTAAATATTTAGAAAAAATTAGATTAAATAATTTTTGTAAAAAAATTATAGAAGAAGTAAATAGTAAAGATTTAGATACATACAAAAAAATATTTAAAAAAATGGATGCAATAAAGAATATTAATTTAGATATATTATTACCAATATTATTAAAAATAGCGCAAAAAGATAGACCTTTAATTATAAAAGAAAAAAATAAATTAAGAAAAAACTTTTTTAATAATAAAATTAAAGAAAATTTTTATGATAGAAGTTCGAGCAAGTTATATAAAAAAAATGCTTATAACATGAATTTGTATAATATAAGTGTAGGGAAAAGAGATGGAGTAGAAGTAAGACATATTGTAGGAGCAATAGCTAATGAAGGTAATATTAGTAGTAATAATATAGGACATATAAAACTTTTTGATTTTCATTCTACTATAGAAATATCAAAGAATGTAACAAAAAAAAATAATTTTTTAGAAAATTTTAAAAATACTAGAATTTTAAATAAGTTAATTAATATTAAGATTATATCTGGATTTAAAAATAATATTTTTAATAAAAATATAAAGAAAAATTTTTTTAGAAAGGATGTTTTTAAAAGAAAAAATATTACTAATACAAAAAAAAGATTTAACTAA